The Chryseobacterium indologenes genomic sequence CAATATATCGAATTCTTTAAGTTGAGCAGATTTTTTGAAATATTATTTAATGTGTTGGTGACTAGTGTAATTTCATTTATATTTATTGTCATTTACGCATTAATATTTAAAATCAAACAAAAAGTTTGAACACACGTTATTTAAAAATCTTTTCCGTACTTGTTGTTATCGCCCTTATTTTTATAGCGAGGCTTTCGTATTTACAATTGTTTACAGATCGTTATGCACTGAATGCAGCCAATACTTCCATTAAAATTGAGTATGTAATTCCTCAGCGTGGAGTTATTTTTGACAGGAATGGGAAGATCATGGTAGGAAATCAGCCAGCCTATGAAATTTCTTTTACCCAGGCTTTAATGAAACCGGACTTTGATACTCTTGGCTTTTGCAGCTTAATGAAAATCAGTAAATCGGATTTTATTAACAAGATCAACGTCATTAAAAAAGAAAAATATTATTCTAAGCTGACTCCCATGACTTTTTTAAAGGATCTCAGCAGAGAAGATATTGCCAGGGTACAGGAGATTATTTTCAAATATCCTGCTTTTAACATTGTCCAAAGACCTCAGCGCCAATATGAAGTTTCTACTTCCGGAAACCTTCTAGGATACACCAGCGAGGTCAACGAAAGAGAGATCAAAAAAGATTCTTTGTACTATCTGCCCGGAGACTTTATCGGGAAAACCGGAATAGAGAAATCTTACGAAAAAGAACTTCGTGGGGTAAAAGGAATGAAGTATATCCAAAAAGATATCAAGCTCCGAAATATCGGATCTTATAAAAACGGATCTCTGGATAAGGATGTCATTACCGGTAAAGATATTACATTAACTATTGATTATGATCTTCAGAGAACTGCTGAAGAAATGCTTGTCAACAAACATGGTGCAATCGTAGCGATTGACCCTAATAACGGGGAAGTGCTGGTTGCTGCTACAGGTCCGGATATTGACCCGAACCTTTTTACCGGTCCTAATAAATCCAAAAACCTATATGCGCTTTCAAAAGATACGCTTTACGAAAATAAACCGACTTTTGATCGTTCCTTACAGGCAGGATATCCTCCGGGATCAACCTTCAAATTGTTGACTGCTTTAGCCGCTATGCAAATGGGGGTGATGGATGAAAAGACAGTTTTCCCTTGTGGCGGAGGATTTTTTTACAAAGGAAAAAGAATTAAAGGGCATGGTGGTGCTGATCCGCTTATCCCTTCCATTCAGGTTTCCAGTAACTGCTTCTTTACATATGCATTTATTGCCATCATTAAAAAATATCCAGGCAATCCTTCAAAAGGGGTTGATGAATGGAAGAAAATCATGAGCAGCTTTGGAGTAGGGGAATTCTTAAATAACGATTTCGCAGTAGGTGCTAAGGGAAGAATTCCTTCAGGAGATTTTTACGAAAAAAGGTTTAAAGCCATCATGAAGGCAAGTGGTTCTCAAAGAACAGATTTTAAGAATTGGGATGAAATGTCAACCGGAGCTATTTATAACGGAATGGGGCAGGGAGATGTTTTGGTAACTCCTATTCAATTGGCCAATTATGTGGCTGCTATTGCTAATAAAGGATGGTATTATACGCCTCATATCGTAAAAGGAATCGATGGGAAACCCAATCCGGATCCAAGATTTAAGGTTAAACATAAAACTCTCGTTGATCCCAAACATTTTGAACCTGTTTTAAAGGGAATGGAGGCCGTGGTGTTGAGAGGAACAGCAAGAGGATTGAAATCCAATGATTTTACCCAATTAGCAAAAACCGGTACAGCACAGGTGCCGCAAGGAAAGGATAATTCTATTTTTGTGTTAATCGCTCCGGCTGATAAACCCAAAATTGTTGTGGTTGCAGTGATGGAACACGCAGGATTCGGAGCTACATGGGCCGGCCCGGCATGTACAGTGATTGCCGAAAAATATATTACCGGTGATCTGAAAAGAGAAAACCTGTATAAAAAAATGATCACTTCAAGCTTTATGCCTGAATACAAACGGCAATGGATTGCTGACTTGAAGCGTAAGGGACTCTACAAGGATCCAAAACCTGATTCAATTAAACAAAAAAGAATAAAAGATAGTCTTGATCGCGTAAAGCAAGAAAAAGCTAAACTCCAAAAGAAATTAGAAGAAGGAACTAAAAATACTAACACTGCTAAAAAACCTGTAAAGCGATGAAATGGACAGAAGGAATAGATAAACTGGGCCTTGGGCTGTACTTCCTGCTTTGCATTTTCGCGATTGCAAATATTTACAGTGTTGACCAGAAATTGGGAGAAAAGCAATTCATGTTCTTTTGTATCTCTCTCATTGTAGGATTGGTGATCTTTTTAGGAAGAAGTAAATTCTTCGAAAATATGTCAGGGATCATCTATATTGGTGGTGTACTGCTGTTGATTGGACTTTTTCCTTTCGGAAAAGAAATTCTCGGCCAAAAAAACTGGTATAAATTCGGAAGCTTTACCATGCAGCCCGTGGAATTTGCAAAAATAGGAACCGCATTAATGCTCGCCAATTACGTTTCAGGACCTGATTTTAATCTGAAAAACAGAAAATCTCTGCTGACTGCTCTTGCCATCATCGGCATTCCGGCAGTAGTCGTTCTTGCTATTCCTGATGTAGGGTCGATGCTTGTATTTATTGCATTTTTTATCGCCCTGTACAGAGAAGGGTTAAGTGGTTTTTTATTCGGGTTAGGTTTTATTTTTGCCGCAGTATTTCTTATTTCACTTGCAATTCCTCCGGTATATGTTGCCGGTGCTGTGGTATTAATTGCCGGTGTTTTGATTGCCATGAATTACCACAGAATGTCCTGGGATGTCATTTCTATTTCCGGAATTTCCGGCTCTATTCTTATATTGTGTGGGCTCGCATTTGCTTCTCCTTACATTTTGGAGAAACTTCCCAAGCACCAGAGAGAGAGAATTGAAGTTCTTTATAAAGGTGAAAAAGCCTTTAGAGATACTTCAGGGTACAATTTATTATATTCTAAAACAGCTATCGGATCAGGTGGTCTTTGGGGAAAAGGATACCGTGAAGGTTCCGTTACTCAGGGTAAGTTTGTTCCTGAGCAGCAGACTGACTACATTTTCTGTGCGGTAGGTGAAGAATGGGGATTTGCAGGAAGTGCTCTTTTGGTCTTGGCCTATATGGTATATATCGGAAGAATCTATTACTTGGCTGAGCAGCAGAAATCTACTTTTAACCGTGTATTTGGCTATTGTTTTGCCTCGATTCTATTGATGCACTTTTCTATCAACCTTGGGATGGTCATGGGACTTTTCCCAACGGTAGGGATTCCTTTGCCGTATTTTAGTTATGGAGGAAGCTCACTGCTTGCCTTCTCGATGATGACTTTTATTTTCTTTAAGCTTAATTATTCGGATAAAAATAGCTTGGTGTAATTTATAGCGGAAAGAACATTACAGAGTCGAAAATCATCCGGTTTATTTTTAATGTAAAATATTAATGGAAATAAGGTTATTTCAGCAAATAACACTATTCAATGAAAGAGGTATATATTTTAGATCAGAACTATGGAAATACAGATTTTGAAAGATATCCTTTACAAAAAGGCGAGTATGAAAACTGCACTTTCAAAAACTGTAATTTTGAATATGGAAACCTTTCGGGCTTCAGTTTTATAGACTGTGAATTCATCGGATGCAACCTCAGCATGGCAAAACTTATTAATGCAGCCTTTAGAGATGTGTTTTTTAAAGAATGTAAAATGTTTGGCCTTCAGTTTAATGATTGTAATGGCTTTGGCCTATCCTTTAAGTTTGACGGATGTTTGCTCAATAACTCTGTATTTTA encodes the following:
- a CDS encoding peptidoglycan glycosyltransferase, producing the protein MNTRYLKIFSVLVVIALIFIARLSYLQLFTDRYALNAANTSIKIEYVIPQRGVIFDRNGKIMVGNQPAYEISFTQALMKPDFDTLGFCSLMKISKSDFINKINVIKKEKYYSKLTPMTFLKDLSREDIARVQEIIFKYPAFNIVQRPQRQYEVSTSGNLLGYTSEVNEREIKKDSLYYLPGDFIGKTGIEKSYEKELRGVKGMKYIQKDIKLRNIGSYKNGSLDKDVITGKDITLTIDYDLQRTAEEMLVNKHGAIVAIDPNNGEVLVAATGPDIDPNLFTGPNKSKNLYALSKDTLYENKPTFDRSLQAGYPPGSTFKLLTALAAMQMGVMDEKTVFPCGGGFFYKGKRIKGHGGADPLIPSIQVSSNCFFTYAFIAIIKKYPGNPSKGVDEWKKIMSSFGVGEFLNNDFAVGAKGRIPSGDFYEKRFKAIMKASGSQRTDFKNWDEMSTGAIYNGMGQGDVLVTPIQLANYVAAIANKGWYYTPHIVKGIDGKPNPDPRFKVKHKTLVDPKHFEPVLKGMEAVVLRGTARGLKSNDFTQLAKTGTAQVPQGKDNSIFVLIAPADKPKIVVVAVMEHAGFGATWAGPACTVIAEKYITGDLKRENLYKKMITSSFMPEYKRQWIADLKRKGLYKDPKPDSIKQKRIKDSLDRVKQEKAKLQKKLEEGTKNTNTAKKPVKR
- a CDS encoding pentapeptide repeat-containing protein, translated to MKEVYILDQNYGNTDFERYPLQKGEYENCTFKNCNFEYGNLSGFSFIDCEFIGCNLSMAKLINAAFRDVFFKECKMFGLQFNDCNGFGLSFKFDGCLLNNSVFYQTSIKKTVFTNSKLIEVDFTECDLSNSVFSGCDFSGAVFDNTGLEKTDFRTSFNYCIDPVLNRLKKAKFSLSEVHGLLYKIDIEIDRD
- the rodA gene encoding rod shape-determining protein RodA, with translation MKWTEGIDKLGLGLYFLLCIFAIANIYSVDQKLGEKQFMFFCISLIVGLVIFLGRSKFFENMSGIIYIGGVLLLIGLFPFGKEILGQKNWYKFGSFTMQPVEFAKIGTALMLANYVSGPDFNLKNRKSLLTALAIIGIPAVVVLAIPDVGSMLVFIAFFIALYREGLSGFLFGLGFIFAAVFLISLAIPPVYVAGAVVLIAGVLIAMNYHRMSWDVISISGISGSILILCGLAFASPYILEKLPKHQRERIEVLYKGEKAFRDTSGYNLLYSKTAIGSGGLWGKGYREGSVTQGKFVPEQQTDYIFCAVGEEWGFAGSALLVLAYMVYIGRIYYLAEQQKSTFNRVFGYCFASILLMHFSINLGMVMGLFPTVGIPLPYFSYGGSSLLAFSMMTFIFFKLNYSDKNSLV